AGTGAGGCCGGTGGTTGGGTGAATCCGGGCGCGGATCCGGTCGCTAGGCAGCATGGGGCTGCGGATCCGACGAGGTCACGGCGGCGGCCGCGGGTTCTCGTGGTgctctgcgagagagagagaagtgagagAGAGCCATGGGAGGAGACGGAACAGAGAGGAGGGAGGGATGCGGCAGGGCGGCGGTTGCTCCGGCCATTATTGTTGGCCGTGGGGAGGCGTGCTGAACCTGCTCGACCCAGTAGCGGCAGGTGCAGAGGCGCGTGCGAGGAGCGCAGTCGGTCGCCCGTCGTTCTTTCTTCGTCAAGAAGGGTGCAGCCTGCTACTCAACCCCTCTCCTTCGCTCCTTGCAGAGGTACGTCGACCTTCTTCTTCCCCGTTTACGTTGCCCCGTTGTGCTCTTGCCATAGCTGCTCCTAACCCAGGCTTTCGCCGCTCCTCAACTCTCAGCAGGAGAGGCACGGGCGCCACCACACTGGAGAGATGGACGAGGACATGTTACAAATTTGAAGGCAAATAGAACAGCTACTCCACTGGCTAAATGTACGCCTATAGCCCATTTTTAATTTCTGCCCAGTTTGTTTTATATGCATGTATATGGAGAAACTAATGGGTATAACAGTGATTGTTCTTTCTGTGtatgttttcttttggaccggtTCATTTTTTGC
This genomic window from Aegilops tauschii subsp. strangulata cultivar AL8/78 chromosome 4, Aet v6.0, whole genome shotgun sequence contains:
- the LOC109757752 gene encoding uncharacterized protein, yielding MIGGVDAGWDTGMRAVKPSYQSAHVLEPHATPLSLRFSPPRSPAHGRRRSSFSSSLPCHQVTGPSTSPSFSSLSGGRRRRLDLDRVQVSEAGGWVNPGADPVARQHGAADPTRSRRRPRVLVVLCERERSEREPWEETEQRGGRDAAGRRLLRPLLLAVGRRAEPARPSSGRCRGACEERSRSPVVLSSSRRVQPATQPLSFAPCRAGEARAPPHWRDGRGHVTNLKANRTATPLAKYFACLAKCKKTIAARQSIKRQRAEKEEKKRNLAEECEYSLLWNTIRHQ